In the Staphylococcus sp. IVB6240 genome, one interval contains:
- the mutL gene encoding DNA mismatch repair endonuclease MutL, whose product MGKIKALQTSLANKIAAGEVVERPSSVVKELLENSIDAGATEINVEVQEAGVSSIRVVDNGSGIGEGDLPLVFHRHATSKLYDDDDLFHIRTLGFRGEALASISSVAKVTLKTSTDGVDGYEVYAEEGAILSQKPAKARQGTDILVSGLFYNTPARLKYIKSLYTELGKITDIMNRMAMSHPDIRMSLMSDGKKILQTNGSGRTNEVMAEIYGMKVARDLLHITGETSDYEIEGYIAKPEHSRSNRHYISLFINGRYIKNFVLNKAVVEGYHTLLTIGRYPIVYLNIKMDPILVDVNVHPTKLEVRLSKEDQLYGLIVEKIQEAFKDKILIPKNDLNKHQPKKVLEKFEQQKLAFEQRQQTDTDSLKSQNTVTHEVINEDEPPSTVEEAPETYDVEKREVLANMNATSEPISTVSDQPEYNWLPDDEEVVSSSEPKPTSQSDVVATEKVVETKTTQYETQTSETSAPRVPYMEVVGQVHGTYIVAQNDTGMYLIDQHAAQERIKYEYFRDKIGEVTNENQNLLIPLTFNFSKDEQLTIEQFRDELEKVGIFLEPFGGHDYIVNSYPIWFPPEEVEEIIKDLIEYVLAHKTMNIAKFREEAAIMMSCKKSIKANHYLTKEDMTSLINQLREMEDPFTCPHGRPIIINFTNYELERLFKRVQ is encoded by the coding sequence ATGGGAAAAATAAAAGCTTTACAGACGTCACTTGCCAATAAAATTGCAGCAGGTGAGGTCGTTGAACGTCCAAGTTCTGTTGTGAAGGAATTACTGGAAAATAGCATTGATGCAGGGGCCACGGAAATCAATGTAGAAGTACAAGAAGCGGGTGTATCATCAATACGTGTTGTCGATAATGGCTCAGGTATTGGTGAGGGTGACTTACCACTTGTATTTCATCGACACGCAACAAGTAAGTTATACGATGATGACGACCTCTTCCATATCCGGACATTAGGTTTTCGTGGTGAAGCTTTAGCAAGTATTTCATCCGTTGCCAAAGTAACACTAAAAACCTCAACAGATGGCGTTGATGGTTATGAGGTTTATGCTGAAGAGGGCGCCATTCTTTCACAAAAACCTGCCAAAGCACGTCAAGGAACTGATATTTTAGTAAGTGGCTTGTTTTACAATACACCAGCCAGACTGAAATATATTAAGAGTTTATATACAGAACTTGGTAAGATTACAGATATTATGAATCGAATGGCCATGAGTCATCCAGATATACGCATGTCACTCATGAGTGATGGCAAAAAAATACTTCAGACAAATGGATCTGGACGCACAAATGAAGTGATGGCTGAAATCTATGGTATGAAGGTAGCCCGTGATTTACTCCATATTACAGGTGAAACAAGTGACTATGAAATTGAAGGATATATAGCGAAACCTGAACATTCTCGTAGTAATCGTCACTATATTTCATTATTTATAAATGGTCGTTATATTAAGAATTTCGTTTTAAATAAAGCAGTTGTGGAAGGTTATCATACACTGCTAACGATTGGCCGTTATCCAATTGTCTATCTCAATATCAAAATGGATCCGATCTTAGTAGATGTCAATGTTCATCCAACAAAACTTGAAGTCCGTTTATCAAAAGAAGATCAATTGTATGGATTAATTGTTGAAAAAATTCAAGAAGCGTTTAAAGATAAAATACTTATTCCTAAAAATGATTTGAATAAGCATCAACCTAAAAAAGTGCTAGAAAAGTTTGAACAACAAAAATTGGCATTTGAACAACGTCAGCAGACAGATACAGATTCATTAAAGTCCCAAAATACAGTAACGCATGAAGTCATTAATGAAGACGAGCCTCCATCAACTGTTGAGGAAGCACCAGAGACGTACGATGTCGAAAAACGAGAAGTGCTAGCAAATATGAATGCGACATCAGAACCCATTTCAACCGTATCTGATCAACCTGAATACAACTGGTTGCCAGATGATGAAGAGGTTGTATCATCATCAGAACCTAAGCCAACATCACAATCAGATGTGGTCGCAACAGAAAAAGTTGTTGAGACGAAGACAACGCAATATGAAACACAGACATCTGAAACATCAGCACCACGCGTGCCGTACATGGAAGTTGTGGGACAAGTGCATGGGACATATATTGTAGCGCAAAATGATACAGGGATGTATTTGATTGATCAGCACGCAGCGCAAGAACGGATCAAATATGAATACTTCCGTGACAAAATTGGTGAAGTAACGAATGAAAATCAAAACTTATTGATTCCTCTAACATTTAACTTTTCTAAAGATGAACAACTGACGATTGAACAATTTCGTGATGAACTAGAGAAAGTAGGTATTTTCCTAGAGCCATTTGGGGGTCATGACTATATTGTGAATAGTTATCCGATATGGTTTCCACCAGAAGAAGTTGAAGAAATTATTAAAGATTTGATTGAATATGTACTGGCTCATAAAACGATGAATATTGCGAAGTTCCGAGAAGAGGCAGCTATTATGATGAGCTGTAAAAAATCGATTAAAGCCAATCATTATTTAACAAAAGAAGATATGACGTCATTGATTAATCAATTGAGAGAGATGGAAGATCCGTTTACGTGTCCGCATGGACGTCCAATCATCATTAACTTTACCAACTATGAATTAGAACGCTTGTTTAAACGTGTTCAATAG
- a CDS encoding glycerol-3-phosphate responsive antiterminator codes for MKPYILPAIRSMKDLEKLAKTDYETCVLLDTHIGHLQGVMQFMQQHQLKPYMHIDLIKGMSHDEFACEYIIQTYKPKGIVSTKMKVIKKAKALGVATIFRVFIIDSHALERSIDLIQRLEPDYVEVLPGIADKVIQQIQKETGARVIAGGLISTEEEVQRAINHGASQVTTSNRDLW; via the coding sequence GTGAAACCTTATATTTTACCAGCCATCCGATCTATGAAAGATCTAGAAAAACTAGCAAAAACAGATTATGAAACGTGTGTCTTATTAGATACACATATTGGTCATCTACAAGGTGTGATGCAATTTATGCAACAGCATCAGCTCAAACCTTATATGCATATTGATTTGATTAAAGGGATGAGTCACGATGAATTTGCATGTGAATATATAATTCAGACTTATAAACCTAAAGGCATTGTTTCAACAAAAATGAAAGTCATTAAAAAAGCAAAAGCACTCGGTGTCGCAACGATTTTTCGTGTATTTATTATTGATAGCCATGCGCTAGAGCGTAGCATCGACCTGATCCAGCGCCTTGAACCCGACTATGTAGAAGTGTTACCGGGAATTGCTGATAAAGTGATACAACAAATTCAAAAAGAGACAGGTGCTCGTGTTATTGCAGGTGGTTTGATTAGCACAGAAGAGGAAGTGCAACGTGCAATTAATCATGGTGCATCACAAGTCACGACAAGTAATCGAGATCTTTGGTAG
- a CDS encoding MIP/aquaporin family protein, producing MNIYLAEFFGTALLLLMGGGVVANVVLRKSKGEAADWIVIAVGWGLAVTLGVYAVGQFSGAHLNPAVTIAFAMTGDFPWHQVPGYLIAQLLGGIVGAALTWLTYLPHWRATDDQGAKLGVFSTAPGIRNYMANFLAEIIGTAVLVAGLLFIGANKFTDGLNPLIVGALIVAIGVSLGGPTGYAINPARDLGPRIAHAILPIHNKGNSDWSYAIVPILGPIAGGMLGAAIYLLVFENVFNVWSIVSIVLVACTLVLGQIMNKKSSRDDIGEI from the coding sequence ATGAATATTTATTTAGCAGAATTTTTTGGGACAGCCCTCTTACTTCTCATGGGTGGTGGTGTTGTTGCCAATGTTGTATTAAGAAAGTCGAAAGGTGAGGCAGCAGACTGGATTGTTATCGCAGTCGGTTGGGGACTTGCCGTAACACTCGGTGTCTACGCAGTGGGACAATTCTCAGGCGCACACTTGAACCCAGCAGTAACCATTGCTTTTGCGATGACAGGTGATTTCCCATGGCATCAAGTACCTGGTTACCTTATTGCACAGTTATTAGGTGGTATTGTTGGTGCGGCATTAACATGGTTAACATATTTACCACATTGGCGTGCTACAGATGATCAAGGTGCTAAGTTAGGTGTCTTCTCAACGGCGCCTGGTATCCGTAACTATATGGCTAACTTCTTAGCAGAGATTATTGGAACAGCCGTGCTTGTTGCAGGATTATTATTCATTGGTGCAAACAAATTTACAGACGGTTTAAATCCACTTATCGTTGGTGCATTAATCGTCGCGATTGGTGTCAGCCTTGGTGGTCCAACTGGGTATGCCATTAACCCAGCACGTGACTTAGGTCCACGTATTGCACATGCTATTTTACCTATTCATAATAAAGGTAACAGTGACTGGTCATATGCGATTGTTCCAATTTTAGGACCAATTGCAGGTGGTATGCTAGGGGCAGCTATTTACTTACTTGTATTTGAAAATGTATTTAATGTATGGTCCATCGTATCAATTGTATTAGTGGCTTGTACATTGGTACTTGGACAAATTATGAACAAAAAATCTTCACGCGATGATATTGGAGAAATTTAA
- the glpK gene encoding glycerol kinase GlpK: MGKYILAIDQGTTSSRAILFDENGEIRGISQREFKQHFPKSGWVEHDANEIWTSVISVMAAVLNENDISPSEVAGIGITNQRETTVVWDKNTGRPVYHAIVWQSRQTQSICEELKNAGHEPLFRKKTGLLLDPYFSGTKVKWILDNVDGAREKAENGDLLFGTVDSWLVWKLSGGKAHVTDYSNASRTLMYNIHDLEWDDELLEILNVPKQMLPDVRPSSEVYCETKDYHFFGQNVPIAGIAGDQQAALFGQACFERGDVKNTYGTGGFMLMNTGEEAVLSEHGLLTTIAYGIDGKVHYALEGSIFVSGSAIQWLRDGLRMIQSAPQSEDYAKRVEDTEGVYVVPAFVGLGTPYWDSEARGAIFGLTRGTKKEHFIRATLESLCYQTRDVIEAMAQDSGIDVNSLRVDGGAVQNNFLMQFQADLLNIDVERPEVAETTALGAAYLAGIATGFWKDQSHVSNHWKLEKAFKPEMSDEKRERLYKGWKKAVEATQVFKLDDAE; encoded by the coding sequence ATGGGAAAATATATTTTAGCAATCGACCAAGGAACAACGAGTTCAAGAGCGATTTTATTCGATGAAAATGGAGAGATTCGTGGTATTTCACAACGAGAATTTAAACAACACTTTCCAAAATCAGGTTGGGTAGAGCACGATGCAAATGAAATTTGGACTTCTGTCATTTCAGTGATGGCAGCAGTGTTAAATGAAAATGATATTTCACCATCAGAAGTAGCAGGTATCGGTATTACGAACCAACGTGAAACAACAGTAGTATGGGATAAAAATACAGGACGTCCTGTCTATCATGCGATTGTCTGGCAATCACGCCAAACGCAATCTATTTGTGAAGAATTGAAGAATGCGGGTCATGAACCATTATTCCGTAAGAAAACAGGCTTATTATTAGACCCTTACTTCTCAGGAACAAAAGTAAAATGGATTCTTGATAATGTAGACGGTGCACGTGAAAAAGCTGAAAATGGTGATTTATTATTCGGTACCGTTGATTCATGGCTTGTTTGGAAACTTTCAGGTGGTAAAGCACACGTTACAGACTATTCAAATGCAAGTCGTACGTTAATGTACAACATCCATGATCTTGAATGGGATGATGAATTACTAGAGATCTTAAATGTCCCTAAACAAATGTTACCGGATGTACGTCCTTCAAGTGAAGTATACTGTGAAACAAAAGATTATCATTTCTTTGGACAAAACGTACCAATCGCAGGTATTGCGGGTGACCAACAAGCGGCACTATTTGGTCAAGCATGTTTTGAGCGTGGCGATGTGAAGAACACGTATGGTACAGGTGGCTTTATGTTGATGAATACGGGTGAAGAAGCGGTGTTGTCAGAGCACGGTCTATTGACAACAATCGCTTACGGAATCGACGGTAAAGTACATTATGCCTTAGAAGGTTCAATCTTCGTATCAGGATCTGCTATCCAATGGTTACGTGACGGTTTACGCATGATTCAATCAGCACCACAATCAGAAGACTATGCAAAACGCGTAGAAGATACTGAAGGTGTTTATGTTGTTCCTGCATTCGTTGGTCTCGGTACACCATATTGGGATTCAGAAGCACGTGGTGCTATCTTTGGTTTAACACGTGGTACAAAGAAAGAGCACTTCATTCGTGCTACGCTTGAATCATTATGTTACCAAACGCGAGATGTGATTGAAGCAATGGCACAAGATTCTGGTATTGATGTAAACAGTTTACGTGTCGATGGCGGTGCTGTTCAAAATAACTTCTTGATGCAATTCCAAGCTGACTTATTGAATATTGATGTTGAACGTCCAGAGGTCGCAGAAACAACAGCATTAGGTGCTGCTTATCTTGCAGGTATTGCAACTGGCTTCTGGAAAGACCAATCTCATGTTAGCAACCATTGGAAACTTGAAAAAGCATTCAAACCTGAAATGTCAGATGAGAAACGCGAACGTCTATACAAAGGATGGAAGAAAGCGGTTGAAGCAACACAAGTATTCAAGTTAGACGATGCTGAATAA
- a CDS encoding lysophospholipase: MKHESMKMTMSDGVMLETKLDRTSRDAVGIVHIFHGMAEHMNRYTPLVEKLNDRGYHVIRHNHRGHGVDIEGIRGHYDSMEQVVSDAYEVQTTLRGNLDTTLPCIVLGHSMGSIIARQFAVTYPNTFQGLILSGTGYYAKWQGNLAKIFLKLITLIFGRKKRLNWVNHIVTGRFNKQFKPSRTPSDWLSTDEQEVDKFMADPYSGFNVSNQLVYSVTKSMMHTGKVNIIQRMNTQMPVLLISGKDDPFGENGKGVRRLASQLKKGGVQHITVQLYPHKRHEVLFDHDYETVWKHMLEWISRQIIQKREVSEKNE; the protein is encoded by the coding sequence ATGAAACATGAATCAATGAAGATGACCATGTCGGATGGGGTCATGTTAGAAACGAAACTTGATAGAACAAGTCGAGATGCAGTGGGTATCGTACATATTTTTCATGGCATGGCAGAACATATGAATCGTTATACACCACTTGTTGAGAAACTAAATGATCGTGGCTATCATGTGATTCGCCATAATCATCGAGGCCATGGTGTAGACATTGAAGGCATTCGTGGTCATTATGACTCAATGGAACAAGTGGTATCTGATGCATATGAAGTACAAACCACTTTACGTGGAAATCTTGATACAACATTGCCTTGTATCGTATTAGGGCACTCAATGGGCTCTATTATTGCACGTCAATTTGCTGTGACTTATCCCAATACATTTCAAGGTCTTATTCTGAGTGGAACGGGTTACTATGCGAAGTGGCAAGGGAATCTGGCAAAAATATTTTTAAAACTGATTACACTCATTTTTGGAAGAAAAAAGAGATTAAACTGGGTGAATCATATTGTGACAGGTCGCTTCAACAAACAGTTTAAACCATCAAGAACACCGAGTGATTGGTTGAGTACGGATGAACAAGAAGTAGATAAATTCATGGCAGATCCTTATTCTGGGTTCAACGTGTCCAATCAACTGGTTTATAGTGTGACAAAAAGTATGATGCATACAGGGAAAGTAAACATTATTCAACGCATGAATACACAGATGCCTGTTTTATTAATTTCAGGTAAAGATGATCCATTTGGTGAAAATGGCAAAGGCGTTCGACGTCTTGCTAGCCAACTCAAAAAGGGTGGCGTCCAACACATTACTGTTCAACTTTATCCTCATAAACGTCATGAAGTCCTTTTTGACCATGACTATGAGACTGTATGGAAACATATGCTAGAATGGATAAGTCGTCAAATCATACAAAAACGAGAAGTGAGTGAAAAGAATGAGTGA
- the miaA gene encoding tRNA (adenosine(37)-N6)-dimethylallyltransferase MiaA, giving the protein MSESKPFVVVIVGPTASGKTALSIELAKAVDGEVISGDSMQVYKGMDIGTAKITEEEMAGVPHHLIDILNPDEPFSAFDFQKRVKPLIEEITARGKVPIIAGGTGLYIQSVLYDYQFDDEQVTPEQAKLVEEKMVKLSSYSNEALHDYLGTFDPVSQEAIHPNNRQRVERAIAYYFKTKKLMSNRKKSTQLTENYDTLIAGIEMSRETLYQRINKRVDIMLSQGLLDEVQELIDQGFLSCQSMQAIGYKEMIPVITNNMDVEIATEQLKQHSRNYAKRQMTWFKNKLDVHWLDREKMSLTSMLSELTTQINKRRS; this is encoded by the coding sequence ATGAGTGAATCAAAACCTTTTGTCGTTGTTATCGTAGGTCCTACTGCAAGTGGCAAAACAGCCTTAAGTATTGAATTAGCCAAAGCAGTAGATGGTGAGGTTATCAGTGGAGATTCCATGCAAGTTTATAAAGGAATGGATATCGGTACAGCCAAAATAACCGAAGAGGAAATGGCAGGTGTGCCACACCATTTAATTGATATTTTGAATCCAGATGAACCATTCTCAGCCTTTGACTTTCAAAAACGCGTCAAACCCTTGATTGAGGAAATTACTGCTCGTGGCAAAGTACCTATCATTGCAGGTGGTACAGGCCTTTACATACAGTCCGTATTATATGACTATCAATTTGATGATGAGCAAGTAACACCTGAGCAAGCAAAACTTGTAGAAGAGAAAATGGTTAAATTATCATCCTATTCAAATGAAGCACTTCACGATTACTTAGGGACGTTTGATCCAGTATCTCAAGAAGCGATTCACCCAAATAATCGTCAAAGAGTAGAACGTGCCATCGCGTATTATTTTAAAACAAAAAAACTTATGAGTAATCGCAAGAAAAGTACCCAGTTAACAGAAAATTATGATACATTAATAGCAGGGATAGAAATGTCGCGCGAAACATTATATCAAAGAATAAACAAACGCGTCGATATCATGTTGTCTCAAGGTTTATTGGATGAAGTGCAAGAACTGATTGATCAAGGTTTTTTATCGTGTCAGAGTATGCAAGCCATAGGATATAAAGAAATGATTCCTGTCATAACAAATAATATGGATGTTGAGATTGCAACTGAACAGTTGAAACAACATTCACGCAACTATGCAAAAAGGCAGATGACCTGGTTCAAAAACAAATTAGATGTTCACTGGTTAGATAGAGAGAAGATGTCACTTACTTCAATGTTATCTGAGCTCACAACCCAAATAAACAAAAGGAGATCGTAA
- the hfq gene encoding RNA chaperone Hfq has protein sequence MVEKRNIQDEYLETFKNEEKELTVFLTNGFQLRGKLHDYDKYVIDFLSQDRHHLIYKHAISTFVEGAQ, from the coding sequence ATGGTTGAGAAAAGAAACATTCAAGATGAGTACCTTGAAACTTTCAAGAATGAGGAGAAGGAACTGACAGTCTTTTTGACGAACGGTTTCCAATTGCGTGGAAAACTGCACGACTATGATAAGTATGTCATTGACTTTCTCTCACAAGATCGACATCATTTAATCTATAAGCATGCAATTAGTACGTTTGTAGAGGGAGCACAATAA
- a CDS encoding glutathione peroxidase has translation MSLYDIEVTKTDGTTYPLEKYKGEVLLIVNTASECGFTSQFGGLEELYQTYKDQGFTVLGFPCNQFGKQEPGTGQEAETNCKLNYGVTFPMHEKIDVNGENAHPLFKHLKEQQSGVLGENIKWNFTKFLIDRNGEVVHRYSPQKTPEKLKGAIEKIL, from the coding sequence ATGAGTTTATACGATATCGAAGTAACTAAAACAGATGGTACAACTTATCCACTTGAAAAATATAAAGGTGAGGTTTTACTCATTGTCAATACAGCAAGCGAGTGTGGCTTCACATCACAATTTGGTGGATTAGAAGAATTATATCAAACATACAAAGACCAAGGATTTACAGTACTCGGTTTTCCTTGTAACCAATTCGGTAAACAAGAACCAGGGACAGGACAAGAAGCCGAAACAAACTGTAAATTAAACTATGGCGTCACTTTCCCAATGCATGAAAAAATTGATGTAAATGGCGAAAATGCACACCCACTATTTAAACACTTGAAAGAACAACAATCTGGTGTATTAGGAGAAAATATTAAATGGAACTTTACAAAATTCTTAATCGATCGTAACGGTGAAGTTGTACACCGCTATTCTCCACAAAAAACACCTGAAAAGTTAAAAGGTGCCATTGAAAAGATATTATAA
- the hflX gene encoding GTPase HflX: MQKQKPISTKKVREKAVLIGVDLYQSEYDFDSTMQELEALANTCELDVKGDFSQRKNFVDQRYYVGKGKLQEIEDFIEFHEIDVLVANDELTTAQSKNLNQRLGIKIIDRTQLILEIFALRAKSREGQLQVEYAQLDYLLPRLMGHGKSLSRLGGGIGTRGPGETKLETDRRHIRTRMTEIRRKLEEVSAHRERYRQKRDQQDIFQIALVGYTNAGKSSWFNTLTEAGTYEKDQLFATLDPKTRQLKLNEGFEVVISDTVGFIQKLPTTLIEAFKSTLEEAKRADMLLHVVDASHPDYKSQYDTVNDLIKTLDMDNIPQIVLFNKRDLHSGPRPVTNKPMVFVSSKNEDDIEKVKSILISQMKEQMTYYQIEVPSHEAKQLYDLKQHTLVTYLEFDETTNNYRVEGYKKYRK; encoded by the coding sequence ATGCAAAAACAAAAACCAATCTCGACAAAAAAGGTACGTGAAAAAGCAGTATTGATAGGGGTGGACCTCTATCAATCAGAATATGATTTTGATAGTACAATGCAAGAGTTAGAGGCATTGGCGAATACATGTGAACTTGATGTTAAAGGTGATTTTTCACAACGTAAAAACTTTGTAGATCAACGTTATTATGTCGGAAAAGGGAAACTACAAGAAATAGAAGATTTTATTGAATTTCATGAAATCGACGTGTTAGTCGCAAATGATGAGTTAACAACAGCCCAATCGAAAAACTTAAATCAAAGGCTAGGCATTAAAATTATTGATCGAACACAGTTGATATTAGAAATATTTGCCTTGAGAGCGAAGAGTCGAGAAGGGCAGCTACAAGTTGAATATGCACAATTGGATTACTTACTACCACGTTTGATGGGGCATGGTAAGAGCTTGTCACGTCTCGGGGGAGGAATTGGGACAAGAGGCCCTGGTGAGACGAAGTTAGAAACGGATCGTCGTCATATTCGAACGCGTATGACAGAAATCAGGCGAAAGTTGGAAGAAGTTTCAGCACATCGAGAACGCTATCGTCAAAAGCGTGACCAACAAGATATCTTTCAAATCGCACTGGTCGGTTATACGAATGCTGGGAAATCGTCTTGGTTTAATACATTAACGGAGGCTGGTACTTACGAAAAAGACCAGCTATTTGCGACCTTGGATCCAAAAACACGTCAATTGAAATTGAATGAAGGATTTGAAGTAGTGATATCAGATACAGTTGGATTTATTCAAAAATTGCCAACAACACTTATTGAAGCATTCAAATCAACATTAGAAGAAGCGAAACGTGCCGATATGTTATTACATGTTGTCGATGCAAGTCATCCAGATTATAAATCGCAATATGATACTGTAAATGACTTGATCAAGACATTAGATATGGATAACATTCCACAAATCGTCTTGTTTAATAAGCGAGACCTACACAGTGGTCCACGTCCAGTGACAAACAAACCAATGGTATTCGTATCCTCAAAAAATGAAGATGATATTGAAAAAGTAAAATCCATATTGATTTCTCAAATGAAAGAACAGATGACGTATTATCAAATTGAAGTACCGAGTCATGAAGCGAAACAGTTGTATGACTTGAAGCAACACACCCTTGTAACGTATCTTGAGTTTGATGAAACGACAAACAATTATAGAGTTGAAGGATATAAAAAATATAGAAAGTAG
- a CDS encoding methionine gamma-lyase family protein, with the protein MKDLSQLITEVEETLTPYFKEIEKRAYDNQAKVLDAFHKVKITETDLQGSTGYGYDDFGRDHLEAVYAETFKAEDALVRLQIISGTHAITVALQSLLKPGDALMYITGSPYDTLLEVIGVNGSGIESLKEYGVEYQEVPLNQGSIDVKAVLEAVTPKTKVIAIQRSKGYDQRPSITVDEIEKAISQIKAVHPELIVFVDNCYGEFVETREPIEVGADLIAGSLIKNPGGGLAKIGGYIAGRKDLVERCGYRLTAPGIGKEAGASLNALHEMYQGFFMSPHVVSQSLKGALFTSLLLERCNMQTTPSYDAPRTDLIQTVSFNSAEQMIQFCQSIQAASPVNAHFSPEPSYMPGYEDDVIMAAGTFIQGASIELTADGPIRAPYEVYVQGGLTYEHVKIAVTRAVEKMLNEGLISI; encoded by the coding sequence ATGAAAGACTTATCACAATTGATTACAGAAGTAGAAGAAACACTCACACCATATTTTAAAGAAATAGAGAAGCGCGCTTATGACAATCAAGCAAAAGTGCTAGATGCTTTTCATAAAGTTAAAATTACAGAAACAGATTTACAAGGTTCAACGGGATACGGTTATGACGATTTTGGTCGAGATCATTTAGAAGCGGTATATGCTGAAACATTTAAAGCAGAGGATGCATTGGTACGACTGCAAATTATCTCAGGAACACACGCAATTACGGTAGCACTGCAAAGTTTGTTGAAACCTGGAGATGCACTGATGTATATCACTGGCAGTCCTTATGACACGTTACTTGAAGTAATCGGGGTCAATGGTTCTGGGATTGAGAGCTTAAAAGAATATGGCGTTGAATATCAAGAAGTACCACTGAATCAAGGTTCAATAGATGTCAAAGCCGTATTAGAAGCTGTGACGCCTAAAACAAAAGTCATCGCGATACAACGTTCAAAAGGTTATGATCAACGACCATCTATTACAGTAGATGAAATTGAAAAGGCTATTTCACAAATTAAAGCTGTCCATCCAGAATTGATTGTGTTTGTAGATAACTGTTATGGTGAGTTTGTGGAAACACGTGAACCAATTGAAGTAGGAGCAGATTTAATTGCAGGATCACTGATTAAAAACCCAGGTGGAGGACTTGCGAAAATCGGCGGATACATTGCAGGCCGCAAAGATCTTGTAGAACGTTGTGGCTATCGCTTAACGGCACCTGGTATCGGTAAGGAAGCAGGCGCTTCATTGAATGCATTGCACGAAATGTATCAAGGTTTCTTTATGAGTCCACATGTGGTAAGTCAAAGTTTAAAAGGCGCCTTATTTACAAGTCTGTTGTTGGAACGTTGTAATATGCAGACAACACCAAGTTACGATGCACCAAGAACGGATTTAATTCAAACTGTTTCATTTAATAGTGCAGAACAGATGATTCAATTCTGCCAGAGCATTCAAGCTGCTTCACCTGTCAATGCACACTTCAGCCCTGAACCAAGCTATATGCCAGGGTATGAAGACGATGTGATCATGGCAGCAGGAACATTTATTCAAGGTGCATCAATTGAATTGACTGCAGATGGTCCAATCCGTGCACCATATGAAGTATACGTTCAAGGTGGTTTAACATACGAACATGTTAAAATTGCCGTGACACGTGCCGTTGAAAAAATGTTAAACGAAGGACTTATTTCCATTTAG
- a CDS encoding MerR family transcriptional regulator — protein sequence MSNDTIRRNMPVFPMRVVSQLTELTPRQIRYYETHELIHPFRTDGSKRLFSLNDVEILLSIKHLLEKGFNMKGIKQIMLAEDGSTLNDEEERLRKQMIVDTTQKPQHESIPLNRGDLSRFFK from the coding sequence ATGAGCAATGATACAATTCGACGTAATATGCCAGTGTTTCCGATGCGTGTTGTTAGTCAGTTAACGGAGCTCACACCGAGACAAATTCGTTACTATGAAACACATGAACTGATCCATCCCTTTCGCACAGATGGAAGCAAACGACTTTTTTCATTAAATGATGTTGAAATTCTACTTTCTATTAAACATCTATTGGAAAAGGGATTTAACATGAAAGGGATTAAGCAAATTATGTTAGCAGAAGATGGCAGTACATTAAATGATGAAGAAGAGCGTCTAAGAAAACAAATGATCGTGGATACGACGCAAAAACCACAACATGAATCCATTCCACTGAATCGTGGCGACTTATCGCGCTTTTTTAAATAA